A genomic region of Desulfonatronum thiodismutans contains the following coding sequences:
- a CDS encoding sigma-54-dependent Fis family transcriptional regulator: MPSRAVTLDNLSLSLDTLKEILDQMQPDVHLETSLKAVLQVLSHNLGYVRNFLAIYDSETRSLKLSLTHGPQKPSQVSYGEGQGVTGQVLSKGEAIIVPVIGEHPDFLNWAFGRGKEEMDTLAFICVPVVQEGGENKEREILGVLSVDLPTAPMQVLQTHCRFLEVVARIIAHRVARLQEDMARQQHFLEQGLAVYDPGFSPKNIVHASKSMRLVLQQISQVAPSRATVLLRGESGTGKELLAEAIHTASPRAGQPLIRLNCAALPAELVESELFGHEKGAFTGAVQSKKGRFELAHQGTLFLDEIGELSLDAQAKVLRAIQEKEIQRLGSEQTITVDTRLVCATNRPLEDLIAAGQFREDLFYRINVFPIYVQPLRERREDILPMAEHFLSAYAKEYGKEIKRISTPALDLLTQYHWPGNARELRNCLERAVLLCTEEVIRTYHLPPTLQTAESSATDMDLSFGEAVAKFEQEIIVDALKKARGNMLQAARELRISYRIVNYKIKKYGIEPKKFATKLANK; the protein is encoded by the coding sequence ATGCCTTCCCGAGCCGTCACACTGGACAACCTCTCCCTGAGTCTGGATACCTTGAAGGAAATTCTGGATCAGATGCAGCCGGACGTGCATCTGGAAACCAGCCTGAAGGCCGTGCTCCAGGTTCTGTCCCACAACCTGGGGTACGTACGCAACTTTCTGGCCATTTACGATTCCGAAACCCGCAGCCTGAAGCTCAGCCTGACCCACGGCCCCCAGAAGCCGTCACAGGTTTCTTACGGGGAGGGCCAGGGCGTCACTGGACAGGTGCTGTCCAAAGGCGAGGCGATCATCGTCCCGGTGATCGGAGAACACCCGGATTTCCTGAACTGGGCCTTTGGCCGGGGCAAGGAGGAGATGGACACCTTGGCCTTTATCTGCGTCCCCGTGGTGCAGGAAGGCGGTGAGAACAAGGAGCGGGAAATCCTTGGCGTGCTCAGCGTGGATCTGCCCACGGCGCCGATGCAGGTTTTGCAGACCCACTGCCGCTTTTTGGAGGTGGTGGCCCGGATCATCGCCCACCGGGTGGCCCGGCTCCAGGAGGACATGGCCCGGCAGCAGCACTTTCTGGAACAAGGGCTGGCCGTCTACGATCCCGGCTTTTCGCCCAAGAACATCGTTCATGCTTCAAAGAGCATGCGCCTGGTCTTGCAACAGATTTCCCAGGTGGCCCCCAGCCGGGCCACGGTCCTGCTGCGCGGCGAATCCGGCACGGGCAAGGAATTGCTGGCCGAGGCCATCCACACGGCCAGCCCCAGGGCTGGTCAGCCGTTGATCCGCCTGAACTGCGCGGCCCTGCCCGCTGAACTGGTGGAGAGCGAGCTGTTCGGCCATGAAAAAGGGGCCTTTACCGGGGCGGTCCAGAGCAAAAAGGGCCGCTTCGAGCTGGCCCATCAGGGGACGCTGTTTTTGGACGAAATCGGTGAACTCAGCCTGGACGCCCAGGCCAAGGTGCTCCGGGCCATCCAGGAAAAGGAAATCCAGCGCTTGGGCAGCGAGCAGACCATCACCGTGGACACCCGGCTGGTCTGCGCCACCAACCGCCCCCTGGAAGACCTGATCGCAGCCGGGCAATTCCGTGAGGACCTGTTTTACCGGATCAACGTCTTCCCCATTTACGTCCAGCCCCTGCGGGAACGCCGGGAGGACATCCTGCCCATGGCCGAGCATTTTCTGAGTGCCTACGCCAAGGAATACGGCAAAGAGATCAAACGCATCTCCACCCCGGCCCTGGATTTGCTGACCCAGTACCATTGGCCCGGCAACGCCAGGGAGCTGCGCAACTGCCTGGAACGGGCCGTGCTGCTCTGCACCGAGGAAGTCATCCGCACCTACCACCTCCCCCCGACCCTCCAGACCGCCGAAAGCTCGGCCACGGACATGGACCTCTCCTTCGGCGAGGCCGTGGCCAAATTCGAGCAGGAAATCATCGTTGACGCCCTGAAAAAGGCCCGGGGCAACATGCTTCAGGCGGCCCGCGAACTGCGCATCAGCTACCGGATCGTGAACTACAAGATCAAGAAATACGGGATAGAGCCAAAGAAATTCGCTACCAAGCTCGCCAACAAGTAG
- a CDS encoding indolepyruvate oxidoreductase subunit beta has translation MSRLRIFFTGVGGQGTVTATRLLAQAALDEGIPVVAGEVHGMAQRGGIVESTVLMGGYVNPRISPGEADVLLGFEPLETLRALPYLASDGLILSSSEQLPPVSVCCGREQSPPFEEMERMVRECTPHVHFLPCQRLGLEAGALQAGNLALLGALCALNRLPFGLERMEKTITASLAPKLVDANVKALRLGAAAVA, from the coding sequence ATGTCCCGTTTGCGTATTTTCTTCACCGGCGTAGGCGGACAGGGCACGGTCACGGCAACCCGCCTGCTGGCTCAGGCCGCTCTGGATGAAGGCATTCCCGTAGTTGCCGGGGAAGTGCACGGCATGGCCCAGCGCGGCGGCATCGTGGAATCCACGGTGCTCATGGGCGGATACGTCAATCCCCGGATCAGCCCGGGCGAGGCCGACGTGCTGTTGGGGTTCGAACCATTGGAAACCCTGCGCGCCCTGCCCTATCTCGCCTCGGACGGCCTGATCCTGAGCAGCAGCGAGCAACTGCCCCCGGTCAGCGTATGTTGCGGACGGGAGCAGTCTCCGCCCTTCGAAGAAATGGAACGCATGGTCCGGGAATGCACTCCGCACGTGCACTTCCTGCCCTGCCAACGCCTGGGCCTGGAAGCCGGGGCATTACAGGCCGGAAACTTGGCATTGCTGGGCGCGCTCTGCGCTCTGAACCGCCTGCCCTTCGGTCTCGAGCGCATGGAGAAGACCATCACGGCTTCTCTGGCGCCCAAACTGGTGGACGCCAACGTCAAGGCCCTGCGTCTCGGCGCCGCGGCCGTGGCCTGA
- the iorA gene encoding indolepyruvate ferredoxin oxidoreductase subunit alpha, with translation MDILLSGQAGEKHLLLGNEAIVRGALEAGVSFVSCYPGTPSSEVPDTFFRLSDKGGYGFEYSTNEKVALEVGIGATLGGASTLVTMKHVGVNVAADPLMSVAYFGAPGGLVLLSADDPGCHSSQNEQDNRYYARLAGMPCLEPSSAQEMKDMTRAAMDLSRQFEQPVMLRTSTRVNHQRGEVVFGEMQPPVQGAPFVSDPRRFVIVPAVARARHKILLQKLEELRQEAEKSPLNKVSGQGDVGCISSGVSRVYLKDALTDLDLLDKVRVLELGFSYPLPEKMIEDFLRGLSKVIIVEEGEPILETEISALAHRLGIEVEIHGKSEHLPHFDEYSSLIVKQGLSAALGLPQTAAKPCPAPQGLPMRPPNMCPGCPHRAAFYSVRQVFGDEALYSSDIGCYTLGVLPPLRAADTCVCMGASISTGSGLAKVSGRTVVAYIGDSTFFHSGITGLANAVFNHHDLLVIILDNKTTAMTGQQPHPGVEHTSKGPNTARVDILALVKACGVEHVRVQNPLNMKATKEVLEELKALSGVRVLIAEEPCPLFARRVMGRKRPATAVVEEGCDGCNECMDHLACPAFFTQDGKMVINPDQCNGCMFCVQLCEHIKPRKRS, from the coding sequence ATGGACATTCTTCTTTCTGGACAAGCCGGTGAAAAGCACCTGCTGTTGGGCAACGAGGCCATCGTTCGCGGAGCACTGGAGGCCGGAGTCAGTTTTGTGTCCTGCTATCCTGGCACTCCGTCGTCCGAGGTTCCGGACACCTTTTTTCGACTCAGCGACAAAGGCGGCTACGGCTTCGAATACTCGACCAACGAAAAGGTCGCCCTGGAGGTTGGTATCGGGGCCACATTGGGCGGGGCGTCGACCCTGGTGACCATGAAGCACGTTGGAGTGAACGTGGCTGCCGACCCGCTGATGAGCGTGGCCTATTTCGGAGCCCCCGGCGGTCTGGTGCTGCTCAGCGCGGACGATCCGGGTTGCCACTCAAGCCAGAACGAACAGGACAACCGCTACTATGCCCGGCTGGCGGGCATGCCTTGCCTGGAGCCCTCCAGCGCGCAGGAAATGAAGGACATGACCAGGGCGGCCATGGACCTGTCCCGGCAGTTTGAGCAGCCGGTCATGTTGCGTACCAGCACCCGGGTCAACCACCAGCGCGGCGAAGTGGTCTTCGGCGAGATGCAACCGCCGGTGCAGGGCGCGCCCTTTGTTTCCGACCCTCGACGGTTCGTGATCGTTCCGGCCGTGGCCCGGGCCAGGCATAAAATTTTGCTGCAGAAGCTGGAAGAATTGCGGCAAGAAGCGGAAAAATCCCCGCTGAACAAGGTCTCCGGTCAGGGCGACGTGGGCTGTATCAGCTCGGGCGTCAGCAGGGTCTACCTCAAGGACGCCCTGACGGATCTGGACCTGCTGGACAAGGTCCGGGTGCTGGAACTGGGCTTTTCCTACCCGCTGCCGGAAAAAATGATCGAGGACTTTTTGCGCGGGTTGTCCAAGGTGATTATCGTGGAAGAGGGTGAACCGATCCTGGAGACCGAAATCAGCGCCCTGGCCCACCGCCTGGGCATCGAGGTGGAAATCCACGGCAAGAGCGAGCACCTGCCGCATTTTGACGAATATTCCTCGCTGATCGTCAAGCAAGGCTTGAGCGCGGCCCTGGGATTGCCTCAAACCGCGGCAAAACCCTGCCCCGCGCCGCAAGGCCTGCCCATGCGCCCCCCGAACATGTGTCCCGGCTGTCCGCACCGGGCCGCGTTCTACAGCGTGCGCCAGGTGTTCGGCGACGAGGCGCTCTACTCCTCGGACATCGGCTGCTATACCCTGGGGGTCCTGCCGCCGCTGCGGGCCGCGGACACCTGCGTGTGCATGGGCGCCTCCATCTCCACGGGCTCGGGGCTGGCAAAGGTCAGCGGTCGCACCGTGGTGGCCTATATCGGGGACTCCACCTTCTTTCATTCCGGAATCACCGGCCTGGCCAACGCCGTATTCAACCACCACGATCTGCTGGTGATCATCCTGGACAACAAGACCACAGCCATGACCGGCCAGCAGCCCCATCCTGGAGTGGAACACACCTCCAAGGGGCCGAACACGGCCCGGGTGGACATCCTGGCCCTGGTCAAGGCCTGCGGGGTGGAGCACGTCCGGGTCCAGAACCCGTTGAACATGAAGGCCACCAAGGAAGTTCTGGAGGAGCTCAAGGCCCTGTCCGGGGTCCGGGTGCTCATCGCCGAAGAGCCCTGCCCGCTCTTCGCCCGCCGGGTCATGGGTCGGAAACGCCCGGCCACGGCCGTGGTGGAGGAAGGCTGCGACGGGTGCAACGAATGCATGGATCATCTCGCCTGTCCGGCCTTTTTCACCCAGGACGGGAAAATGGTCATCAATCCTGACCAGTGCAACGGCTGCATGTTCTGTGTGCAGCTTTGCGAACACATCAAACCCCGGAAAAGGAGCTAA
- a CDS encoding tetratricopeptide repeat protein — MSAKEKHPRESLPEQEAPEDKGFGERFESEIGTQSRAFFEKLVEHWQKLVAAAAVFVVLVAGYAGFNAYQERQLANSEQALSQALLENQGVERLEALIRLRGEMAKPLLPRHHLEAAKAAQNIGDWATAQEYWKLLVEAGPDNWKSLARMGRSTALLHLGQADEAVTELTALRNGASEEFLPIVLLQLAEAAEAAGNWELALRTFEELQAREDGRQSDYLAFKASQIRQRMAGESS; from the coding sequence ATGTCGGCAAAAGAAAAGCATCCCCGCGAGTCGCTTCCGGAGCAGGAAGCCCCGGAGGACAAAGGTTTTGGAGAACGATTCGAGTCGGAGATCGGCACGCAGTCCCGCGCCTTTTTTGAGAAGCTCGTGGAGCATTGGCAGAAGCTCGTCGCGGCCGCAGCGGTATTCGTGGTTCTTGTTGCCGGATACGCCGGGTTCAATGCCTACCAGGAACGCCAACTGGCCAACAGCGAACAAGCCTTGAGCCAAGCACTGCTGGAAAACCAGGGCGTCGAGCGGCTGGAGGCGTTGATACGGCTGCGAGGAGAGATGGCCAAGCCCCTGCTGCCCCGCCACCACCTGGAAGCAGCCAAGGCGGCTCAGAATATCGGAGACTGGGCAACGGCCCAAGAGTATTGGAAACTCCTGGTCGAGGCAGGCCCCGACAACTGGAAGTCCTTGGCCCGCATGGGACGGTCAACGGCCCTGCTGCACCTGGGCCAAGCCGATGAGGCCGTGACGGAACTGACAGCCCTGCGCAACGGGGCTTCCGAGGAATTTCTGCCCATCGTGCTGCTCCAACTAGCCGAAGCCGCCGAGGCCGCTGGAAACTGGGAACTGGCCTTGCGGACCTTTGAAGAGTTGCAGGCTCGTGAGGATGGTCGGCAGTCGGACTATCTGGCCTTCAAGGCGAGTCAAATTCGTCAGCGCATGGCCGGAGAATCGTCATAG
- the ygeW gene encoding knotted carbamoyltransferase YgeW encodes MDKTGIREAIRRLAGRRIEGMHHNDFLLTWEKTAEELAAVFDVAEILRAMRAMDVSPRLYDSGLAISIFRDNSTRTRFSFAAAANLLGLTVQDMDEEKSQIAHGETVRETANMVSFMAEAIGIRDDIFLGQGNAYMREVAASLDDGFRQGVLPTRPSVVNLQCDLDHPTQTMADALHLINHFGGLDKLKGKKIAMTWAYSPSYGKPLSVAQGVVGLMTRLGMDVVLGHPEGYTVLPEVEDLARKQAAESGGSFQVVNSMAEAFTGADIVYPKSWAPFAVMEERTKLLSQRDSEGLKELEKRCLENNKRFVDWECTEEMMKLTRDQSALYMHCLPADISGVSCAQGEVQASVFERYRIDTYKEAGYKPYVVAAMILLSRLKHPADALMSILEGERSRCVR; translated from the coding sequence ATGGACAAAACTGGCATTCGCGAAGCGATTCGGCGGCTGGCGGGCCGTCGGATCGAGGGCATGCATCACAACGACTTTCTGTTGACCTGGGAAAAAACCGCCGAGGAACTGGCCGCGGTGTTCGACGTGGCCGAAATCCTGCGGGCCATGCGGGCCATGGACGTCTCCCCCAGGCTTTACGACTCCGGTCTGGCCATCTCCATCTTCCGGGACAACTCCACCCGGACCCGGTTCAGCTTCGCCGCGGCGGCCAACCTTTTGGGTCTGACCGTACAGGACATGGACGAGGAAAAATCCCAGATCGCCCACGGCGAGACGGTGCGCGAGACCGCGAACATGGTCTCCTTCATGGCCGAGGCCATCGGCATCCGGGACGACATTTTCCTGGGCCAGGGCAACGCCTACATGCGTGAAGTGGCCGCGTCCCTGGACGACGGCTTTCGCCAGGGCGTACTGCCCACCCGGCCCAGCGTGGTCAATTTGCAATGCGACCTGGACCATCCCACCCAGACCATGGCCGACGCCCTGCACCTGATCAACCACTTCGGCGGCCTGGACAAGCTCAAGGGCAAGAAGATCGCCATGACCTGGGCCTATTCGCCCTCCTACGGCAAGCCGCTGTCCGTGGCCCAGGGCGTGGTCGGCCTGATGACTCGGCTGGGCATGGACGTGGTCCTGGGGCATCCGGAAGGCTACACCGTACTGCCCGAAGTGGAAGACCTGGCCCGCAAGCAGGCCGCGGAGTCCGGCGGATCTTTCCAGGTGGTCAACTCCATGGCCGAGGCCTTTACGGGCGCGGACATCGTCTACCCCAAGAGTTGGGCCCCCTTCGCCGTGATGGAAGAGCGCACCAAGCTGCTCAGCCAGCGCGACTCCGAGGGTTTGAAAGAGTTGGAAAAACGCTGCCTGGAAAACAACAAGCGTTTCGTGGACTGGGAATGCACCGAAGAGATGATGAAGCTGACCAGGGACCAAAGCGCTTTGTACATGCACTGCCTGCCCGCGGACATCTCCGGGGTCAGCTGCGCTCAGGGCGAGGTCCAAGCTTCGGTCTTCGAACGATATCGGATCGACACCTACAAGGAGGCCGGTTACAAGCCTTACGTGGTGGCCGCCATGATCCTGCTCTCCCGTCTGAAACACCCCGCGGACGCTCTGATGAGCATTCTTGAAGGGGAACGTAGTCGTTGCGTCCGCTAA
- a CDS encoding YgeY family selenium metabolism-linked hydrolase → MSVDPKKIVERAEYYKPEISRFLREMIAIPSESCQEEAVCALIKKEMEKVGFDRVEIDPMGNVLGFIGNGPRLIALDAHVDTVGVGDRSQWNHDPFLGHEDEETIIGRGASDQEGGMASMVYAGKIIKDLDLLPKDVTLMMAGTVQEEDCDGLCWLYIVNEGKLRPEFVVSTEPTSCNVYRGQRGRMEIQVGTKGVSCHGSAPERGDNAIFKMGPILNELQALHTNLRTDPFLGKGSLTVSEIGHCSPSRCAVADGCWISVDRRLTWGETWEEALQQIRNLPAVRAAGAEVTMYNYDKPSYTGLVYPTECYFPAWVLEESHPVCETLVDTYSRLFGKQPLVDKWTFSTNGVSIMGRLGIPCVGFGPGHEDQAHAPNEKTWKAELVQAAAMYALIPAVYVERARG, encoded by the coding sequence ATGTCAGTTGATCCGAAAAAAATCGTGGAGCGCGCGGAATATTATAAGCCGGAGATAAGCCGGTTTTTGCGAGAGATGATCGCCATTCCCAGCGAGTCGTGTCAGGAAGAAGCCGTGTGCGCCCTGATCAAGAAGGAGATGGAAAAGGTCGGGTTCGACCGAGTGGAGATCGACCCCATGGGCAACGTCCTGGGATTCATCGGCAACGGCCCCCGGCTCATCGCCCTGGACGCGCACGTGGACACCGTGGGCGTGGGGGATCGTTCGCAGTGGAACCATGATCCCTTTCTCGGCCATGAGGACGAGGAAACCATCATCGGCCGCGGGGCCAGCGACCAGGAGGGCGGCATGGCCTCCATGGTTTATGCTGGGAAGATCATCAAGGATTTGGACCTGCTGCCCAAGGACGTGACGCTGATGATGGCCGGAACGGTCCAGGAAGAGGACTGCGACGGGCTGTGCTGGCTGTACATCGTCAACGAGGGCAAGCTGCGCCCGGAATTCGTTGTCTCCACCGAACCCACGTCCTGCAACGTCTATCGCGGCCAGCGGGGCCGGATGGAGATCCAGGTGGGTACCAAAGGCGTGAGCTGCCACGGCTCGGCCCCGGAGCGCGGGGACAACGCCATTTTCAAGATGGGGCCGATCCTCAATGAACTTCAGGCCCTGCACACGAACCTGCGCACCGACCCCTTTCTGGGCAAGGGCAGCCTCACGGTCTCCGAGATCGGCCACTGCTCGCCCTCGCGCTGCGCCGTGGCCGACGGCTGCTGGATTTCCGTGGACCGTCGTCTGACCTGGGGCGAGACCTGGGAAGAGGCTCTGCAACAGATCCGCAATCTGCCCGCGGTGCGCGCGGCCGGGGCGGAAGTGACCATGTACAACTACGACAAGCCGTCCTACACCGGCCTGGTCTACCCCACGGAATGCTATTTCCCGGCCTGGGTGCTGGAAGAGAGCCATCCGGTCTGCGAAACACTGGTGGACACCTATTCACGGTTGTTCGGGAAGCAGCCGTTGGTGGACAAATGGACCTTCTCCACCAACGGCGTCTCCATCATGGGCCGCCTGGGCATTCCCTGCGTCGGCTTCGGCCCGGGCCACGAAGACCAGGCCCACGCGCCCAACGAGAAAACCTGGAAAGCCGAACTGGTCCAGGCCGCGGCCATGTACGCCCTGATCCCGGCGGTGTACGTGGAACGGGCTAGAGGCTAG
- a CDS encoding TRAP transporter substrate-binding protein → MKTRTNLFMAVLAPFLALALILGFAPQAEAQKSIKLHHLNNDDPLDNATGAMATVFKSLVEAGTNGEIKVQTFPNGQLGKDNEVLQQVRAGVIEMGIHSVGGFASIYPMMGIIDVPFAFPDIAATYEVFDGPFGKKYAADMEAKTGLKILGFGDSGGFFHFSNSRRPITTPADMQGLKIRTMTLDTHQALINSLGGQPAPIAWAELYTALQTGVADGQMNPIPIIAFAKFDEVQKYLSLTGHLFAPYVWAVNMNFWNSLSEQEQTIVQNAATSAIVAGRGISRIIEASDRGLPALTQKMEVNALTPEQKAEFQTQAMPAVKQIIADKHGEEGVAMMNAFLEAIEQAGK, encoded by the coding sequence ATGAAAACAAGGACGAATTTGTTCATGGCCGTATTGGCCCCTTTCCTGGCCCTGGCGTTGATTCTGGGCTTCGCGCCCCAGGCCGAGGCCCAGAAAAGCATCAAATTGCATCACCTGAACAACGACGATCCGCTGGACAACGCCACCGGAGCCATGGCCACGGTGTTCAAGAGTCTGGTGGAGGCCGGAACCAACGGCGAGATAAAGGTCCAGACCTTCCCCAACGGCCAGCTGGGCAAGGACAACGAAGTGCTCCAGCAGGTCCGGGCCGGAGTCATTGAAATGGGCATCCATTCCGTGGGCGGGTTTGCCTCCATTTATCCGATGATGGGCATCATTGACGTGCCCTTCGCCTTCCCGGACATCGCCGCCACGTATGAAGTCTTCGACGGCCCCTTCGGTAAGAAGTACGCCGCGGACATGGAAGCCAAGACCGGGTTGAAGATCCTGGGCTTCGGGGACTCCGGGGGCTTCTTCCACTTCTCCAACTCCCGCCGCCCCATCACCACCCCGGCGGACATGCAGGGCCTGAAGATCCGGACCATGACCCTGGACACCCACCAGGCGCTGATCAACTCTCTGGGCGGACAGCCCGCGCCCATCGCCTGGGCCGAACTGTACACCGCCTTGCAGACCGGCGTGGCCGACGGCCAGATGAACCCCATCCCGATCATCGCCTTTGCCAAGTTCGACGAAGTGCAGAAGTACCTCAGCCTGACCGGCCACCTCTTCGCCCCCTACGTCTGGGCCGTGAACATGAACTTCTGGAACTCCCTCTCCGAGCAGGAGCAAACCATCGTCCAGAACGCCGCCACCTCCGCCATCGTGGCCGGTCGCGGCATCTCCCGGATCATCGAAGCCTCGGACCGCGGCCTGCCCGCCCTGACCCAGAAGATGGAAGTCAACGCCCTGACTCCCGAACAAAAAGCCGAATTCCAGACCCAGGCCATGCCCGCGGTGAAGCAGATCATCGCGGACAAGCACGGGGAAGAAGGCGTGGCCATGATGAACGCTTTTCTAGAGGCTATTGAGCAGGCCGGCAAGTAA